From Halobacterium sp. R2-5, the proteins below share one genomic window:
- a CDS encoding putative sulfate/molybdate transporter, which yields MAFSERVASRTTALDFPGDVTGAVGDSVTVVPVVVALAALTDVALAPVLVWFGVFQVVWGVRYGVPVSVEPMKALAALAIAGSLSASGLAAAGLLAGGTLLLAGATGTLARVTAFVGQPVVRGVQLAVALVLFETAFGLATTDIALAAGAVAVAAVVAVVSVRASALAVVAAGAAIALAETGGLSPTVPAFAFALPAPGVFLDYGTAQAAVGQLAMSVGNAAVATALLLGEYFDAEATADDLAASMGAMNLLAVPLGAIPMCHGSGGVAGKYAFGARTAGANAVLGALYVLAAVLAVGVVAAFPVAMLGVVLAAVAAQLAHTSLDTERYALTIGVGVLGLLAGVGVAFVAGLLADHAARRLYPS from the coding sequence ATGGCGTTCTCCGAACGTGTGGCGTCGCGAACGACCGCCCTCGACTTCCCGGGCGACGTCACCGGCGCGGTAGGGGATTCGGTTACGGTCGTCCCCGTCGTGGTCGCGCTCGCAGCGCTCACCGACGTTGCGCTGGCGCCCGTGCTCGTCTGGTTCGGCGTCTTCCAGGTGGTGTGGGGCGTCCGCTACGGCGTCCCTGTCTCCGTCGAGCCGATGAAGGCGCTGGCGGCGCTCGCGATCGCGGGGTCGCTGTCCGCGAGCGGGCTCGCGGCCGCCGGCCTGCTCGCCGGCGGGACGCTGCTCCTCGCTGGCGCCACGGGCACGCTCGCGCGCGTCACGGCATTCGTCGGCCAGCCGGTCGTTCGCGGCGTCCAGCTCGCGGTCGCGCTCGTGCTCTTCGAGACCGCGTTCGGGCTCGCGACGACGGACATCGCGCTCGCCGCTGGAGCCGTCGCCGTCGCCGCGGTCGTCGCCGTCGTCTCCGTCCGCGCCAGCGCACTCGCCGTCGTCGCCGCGGGTGCTGCTATCGCACTCGCGGAGACAGGGGGCCTCTCACCGACGGTCCCGGCGTTCGCGTTCGCGCTCCCCGCGCCCGGCGTCTTCCTCGACTACGGCACCGCGCAGGCCGCCGTCGGCCAGCTCGCGATGTCCGTCGGGAACGCGGCGGTCGCGACCGCGCTCTTACTCGGCGAGTACTTCGACGCCGAAGCCACCGCCGACGACCTCGCGGCGAGCATGGGCGCGATGAACCTGCTCGCGGTGCCGCTCGGGGCGATTCCGATGTGCCACGGGAGCGGCGGCGTCGCCGGCAAGTACGCGTTCGGCGCGCGCACCGCCGGCGCGAACGCCGTGCTCGGCGCGCTGTACGTGCTCGCGGCCGTGCTCGCCGTAGGTGTCGTCGCTGCGTTCCCCGTGGCGATGCTCGGCGTCGTGCTCGCCGCCGTCGCCGCCCAGCTCGCACACACCAGCCTCGACACCGAGCGCTACGCGCTCACCATCGGCGTCGGCGTGCTCGGACTGCTCGCGGGCGTCGGCGTCGCGTTCGTCGCCGGCCTGCTCGCCGACCACGCCGCCCGCCGACTCTACCCCTCGTAG